The Trichosurus vulpecula isolate mTriVul1 chromosome 4, mTriVul1.pri, whole genome shotgun sequence genome contains a region encoding:
- the LOC118848666 gene encoding LOW QUALITY PROTEIN: olfactory receptor 6K2-like (The sequence of the model RefSeq protein was modified relative to this genomic sequence to represent the inferred CDS: inserted 1 base in 1 codon), producing MTSFDEESRNWTTAQEFIFSAFPRDWRDAVICFVPLLFIYVFIIVGNLVIVIVVQIDTHLHTPMYFFISSLSFLELWYTTSTIPLMLSNLLSEKKSISLNGCMVQLYFFHSTGISEVCLLTVMAFDRYLAICRPLHYPTIMTPRLCVQLTLVCCVCGFITPLPEVVWISTLPFCGSNHLEHVFCDFLPLLRLACTDTRAIIMIQVVDVVHAAEIVIAVLLILLSYAGIVAVILRIHSAEGRRKAFSTCASHLMVFVLFFGSVALMYLRFSATYSLFWDTVIALAFTVLSPFFNPIIYSLRNKEIKETVXKTYESAKDLFL from the exons ATGACTTCCTTTGATGAGGAAAGCAGAAATTGGACTACTGCTCAGGAATTCATCTTTTCTGCTTTCCCCAGGGACTGGAGAGATGCTGTCATCTGCTTTGTCCCATTGCTCTTCATTTATGTCTTCATCATTGTTGGAAACTTGGTCATTGTCATAGTGGTCCAGATAGATACCCACCTCCACACCCCCATGTATTTCTTTATCAGCTCCCTCTCTTTCCTGGAGCTTTGGTATACCACATCCACTATCCCACTCATGCTCTCCAACCTGCTCAGTGAGAAAAAGAGCATTTCCTTAAATGGTTGTATGGTGcagttgtatttttttcattccacAGGCATAAGTGAGGTGTGCCTTTTGACAGTCATGGCCTTTGATCGCTATTTGGCTATTTGCAGACCCCTTCATTACCCAACTATCATGACGCCCAGATTATGTGTCCAGTTGACCCTGGTCTGCTGTGTCTGTGGCTTCATCACACCCCTGCCTGAGGTTGTATGGATCTCCACACTGCCATTCTGTGGCTCCAATCACCTGGAGCACGTCTTCTGTGACTTCCTCCCACTCCTCCGTCTGGCCTGCACAGACACTCGAGCCATTATCATGATCCAGGTGGTTGATGTGGTCCATGCTGCAGAGATTGTTATAGCTGtgctcctcatcctcctctcttATGCTGGCATTGTGGCTGTGATCTTGCGCATCCATTCAGCTGAGGGTCGTAGAAAAGCCTTCTCCACCTGTGCTTCCCATCTCATGGTCTTTGTGCTATTCTTTGGCAGCGTGGCACTCATGTACCTGCGTTTCTCAGCCACATATTCCTTGTTTTGGGACACAGTGATTGCCCTGGCATTTACTGTTTTGTCCCCATTTTTCAACCCTATTATCTATAGCCTGAGGAATAAAGAGATTAAAGAGACTG AAAAAACATATGAGTCAGCCAAGGATCTTTTCCTGTAA